One segment of Alistipes finegoldii DSM 17242 DNA contains the following:
- a CDS encoding outer membrane beta-barrel protein: MKKMFFAAIVALFAVTTVSAQTPGNWAVGPKIGIYTNAGAEGAIFGIGATGFYSFTDNWRVAPSIVALCKTGCSVDISADVQYLFNIAPDWHIYPQAGLSANDLFGWSCGINLGGGADFSVARNWDLSAGFKWMIQTAKDYIPGYVKRRNPIVINIGATYKF; encoded by the coding sequence ATGAAGAAGATGTTTTTTGCGGCAATCGTCGCATTATTCGCAGTGACAACCGTATCAGCACAAACTCCGGGCAATTGGGCCGTAGGACCCAAAATCGGCATATATACGAACGCAGGCGCCGAGGGTGCTATTTTTGGTATCGGCGCAACCGGATTTTACAGTTTTACGGATAATTGGCGAGTAGCTCCAAGCATTGTCGCCCTATGCAAAACAGGCTGTTCGGTAGACATCAGCGCCGACGTGCAGTATCTCTTCAATATCGCCCCGGACTGGCATATCTATCCACAGGCGGGTCTGAGCGCCAACGATCTCTTCGGCTGGTCGTGCGGCATCAATCTGGGCGGCGGCGCCGACTTCTCGGTAGCCCGCAACTGGGACCTTTCGGCAGGCTTCAAATGGATGATTCAGACTGCTAAAGATTATATTCCCGGATACGTTAAACGCAGAAATCCAATCGTTATCAATATCGGCGCAACCTACAAGTTCTAA
- the ppdK gene encoding pyruvate, phosphate dikinase has protein sequence MADVKRVYTFGNKEAEGNGKMRELLGGKGANLAEMNLIGIPVPPGFTITTEVCAEYYAHGKEAVIKMLRPEVERAMQNIEKLTGMKFGDKEMPLLVSVRSGARASMPGMMDTILNLGMNDQAVEAVAKRTGNPRFAWDSYRRFVQMYGDVVLGMKPESKEDHDPFEVIIEEQKEKRGVKNDTDLTTDDLKELVQNFKAAVKKQTGEDFPACPWDQLWGAVCAVFGSWMNERAILYRKLNNIPAEWGTAVTVQAMVFGNMGANSATGVAFSRDAATGENLFNGEYLINAQGEDVVAGIRTPQQITIEGSKRWAVAQNVSEEERRTKYPSLEEVMPTVYKELDEIQRHLEQYFKDMQDIEFTIQDGKLWMLQCRNGKRTGAAMVKIAMDMLREGLIDERTAVLRCEPAKLDELLHPVFDKKAIANAQVITKGLPASPGAATGPVVFFAEDAEKILAESGQKAILVRIETSPEDLKGMLDAAGILTARGGMTSHAAVVARGMGKCCVSGAGELEIDYKTRTIRVNGFTVKEGDWISLNGSTGEVYLGQVATMAADLSGDFGQLMELAGKYAVLKVRANADTPKDALQAFAFGAEGIGLCRTEHMFFEGDRIKAIREMILADDEAGRRVALAKLLPIQRGDFEGLFKAMNGFPVTVRLLDPPLHEFVPHDEKGQQEMAKEMNVPLQKIVAKVESLAEFNPMLGHRGCRLGNTYPEITEMQARAIIEAAMNVKAQGIPVHVEIMVPLVGNHKELRYQKGIIDATAEQVFSERNDKIDYMVGTMIEVPRAAVTANQIAEVAEFFSFGTNDLTQMTLGFSRDDIGKFLPVYLEKGILKNDPFQILDRNGVGQLIREAVFKGRSTREKLKCGICGEHGGEPSSVEFCHYAGLNYVSCSPFRVPIARLAAAHAALNEK, from the coding sequence ATGGCAGACGTAAAACGAGTCTATACCTTCGGCAACAAGGAAGCCGAAGGCAACGGCAAAATGCGTGAACTGCTCGGCGGCAAAGGTGCCAACCTTGCGGAGATGAACCTCATCGGCATTCCCGTTCCTCCGGGATTCACCATCACCACCGAAGTATGTGCGGAATATTATGCCCACGGCAAGGAGGCGGTCATCAAGATGCTCCGTCCCGAAGTCGAGCGGGCGATGCAGAATATCGAGAAACTGACCGGCATGAAGTTCGGCGACAAGGAGATGCCGCTGCTGGTTTCGGTCCGTTCGGGCGCACGCGCCTCGATGCCCGGCATGATGGACACGATCCTCAATCTGGGTATGAACGATCAGGCCGTGGAGGCTGTCGCCAAGCGCACGGGCAACCCCCGCTTCGCATGGGACTCGTACCGCCGTTTCGTACAGATGTACGGCGACGTGGTGCTGGGCATGAAGCCCGAATCGAAAGAGGACCACGACCCGTTCGAGGTCATCATCGAGGAGCAGAAGGAGAAGCGCGGCGTCAAGAACGACACCGACCTGACGACCGACGACCTGAAGGAGCTGGTGCAGAACTTCAAGGCCGCCGTCAAGAAGCAGACCGGCGAGGATTTCCCGGCATGCCCTTGGGATCAGCTCTGGGGAGCCGTATGCGCCGTGTTCGGCTCGTGGATGAACGAGCGCGCCATCCTCTACCGCAAGCTCAACAACATCCCCGCAGAGTGGGGAACGGCCGTTACCGTGCAGGCCATGGTATTCGGCAACATGGGCGCCAACTCGGCGACGGGCGTAGCCTTCTCGCGCGACGCCGCGACGGGTGAAAACCTCTTCAACGGCGAGTACCTGATCAACGCGCAGGGCGAGGACGTCGTGGCCGGCATCCGCACCCCGCAGCAGATCACCATCGAAGGCTCGAAGCGCTGGGCCGTGGCCCAGAATGTCTCCGAGGAGGAGCGCCGCACGAAATACCCTTCGCTCGAAGAGGTCATGCCGACGGTTTACAAGGAGCTGGACGAGATTCAGCGCCACTTGGAGCAGTACTTCAAGGACATGCAGGACATCGAGTTCACGATTCAGGACGGCAAGTTGTGGATGCTCCAGTGCCGCAACGGCAAGCGCACCGGCGCCGCCATGGTCAAGATCGCGATGGACATGCTCCGCGAAGGTCTGATCGACGAGCGCACCGCCGTGCTGCGCTGCGAGCCGGCCAAACTCGACGAGCTGCTGCACCCCGTATTCGACAAGAAGGCCATCGCCAATGCGCAGGTCATCACCAAGGGTCTGCCCGCATCGCCGGGAGCCGCTACGGGTCCGGTGGTGTTCTTCGCCGAGGACGCCGAGAAGATCCTCGCAGAGTCGGGCCAGAAAGCGATCCTCGTCCGCATCGAGACTTCGCCTGAGGACCTCAAGGGCATGCTTGACGCGGCAGGTATCCTGACCGCACGCGGCGGCATGACGTCGCACGCGGCCGTCGTCGCACGCGGCATGGGCAAATGCTGCGTATCGGGCGCCGGCGAGCTGGAGATCGACTATAAAACCCGCACGATCCGCGTGAACGGCTTCACCGTGAAGGAGGGCGACTGGATTTCGCTCAACGGCTCGACGGGAGAGGTTTATCTGGGTCAGGTAGCCACGATGGCCGCCGACCTGAGCGGCGATTTCGGCCAGCTGATGGAGCTTGCGGGCAAATACGCCGTGCTGAAGGTTCGCGCCAACGCCGACACCCCCAAGGACGCCCTGCAGGCATTCGCATTCGGCGCCGAGGGTATCGGCCTCTGCCGCACGGAGCACATGTTCTTCGAAGGCGACCGCATCAAGGCCATCCGCGAGATGATTCTGGCCGACGACGAAGCCGGACGCCGCGTGGCGCTGGCCAAGCTGCTGCCGATCCAGCGCGGCGACTTCGAGGGTCTGTTCAAGGCCATGAACGGCTTCCCCGTGACCGTACGTCTTCTCGACCCGCCCCTGCACGAGTTCGTGCCGCACGACGAGAAGGGACAGCAGGAGATGGCCAAGGAGATGAACGTACCCCTCCAGAAGATCGTCGCCAAAGTCGAGTCGCTGGCCGAGTTCAACCCGATGCTGGGACACCGCGGCTGTCGTCTGGGCAACACCTACCCCGAAATCACCGAGATGCAGGCGCGCGCCATCATCGAGGCCGCCATGAACGTCAAGGCGCAGGGCATTCCGGTACACGTCGAGATCATGGTTCCGCTCGTAGGCAACCACAAGGAGCTGCGCTACCAGAAAGGCATCATCGACGCGACGGCCGAGCAGGTGTTCTCCGAGCGTAACGACAAGATCGACTACATGGTCGGCACGATGATCGAGGTTCCGCGCGCCGCCGTGACGGCCAACCAGATCGCCGAGGTCGCCGAGTTCTTCTCGTTCGGCACCAACGACCTGACGCAGATGACGCTGGGCTTCTCGCGCGACGACATCGGCAAGTTCCTGCCCGTTTACCTCGAAAAGGGCATCCTCAAGAACGACCCGTTCCAGATCCTCGACCGCAACGGCGTGGGCCAGCTGATCCGCGAAGCCGTTTTCAAGGGCCGTTCGACCCGCGAAAAACTCAAATGCGGCATCTGCGGCGAACACGGCGGCGAACCTTCGTCGGTCGAGTTCTGCCACTACGCAGGGCTGAACTACGTGAGCTGCTCGCCGTTCCGCGTGCCCATCGCACGTCTGGCGGCCGCACACGCCGCGCTCAACGAGAAGTAG
- a CDS encoding outer membrane beta-barrel protein: MKKILLISVAALFAWAASAQDNTYRNTQTNNYRNAAQTNNYRNAAQTYNNNAAQAGNYRGTPSDYRSAVGPRVNFYTNTDDASVGIGAYYRYSFNSHWRIEPSIYVLTEKDSSVDINFDAHYVFQIADWWGVFPQVGIVANDIKDWAVGMSVGAGFDFNVAHRWNISAGLKYEPMFDSDRSNPLVVYVGAAYRF; the protein is encoded by the coding sequence ATGAAAAAAATTCTTCTCATCTCGGTTGCGGCATTGTTTGCTTGGGCAGCGTCCGCTCAGGACAACACCTACCGCAACACTCAGACCAACAACTACCGCAATGCGGCTCAGACAAACAACTACCGCAACGCGGCTCAGACCTACAACAACAATGCGGCTCAGGCCGGCAATTACCGCGGCACGCCCTCCGATTACCGCAGTGCGGTGGGTCCGCGTGTCAATTTCTACACCAACACGGACGACGCCTCGGTCGGTATCGGCGCCTACTACCGCTACAGCTTCAATTCGCACTGGCGCATCGAGCCGTCGATCTATGTACTGACGGAAAAAGACAGCTCCGTAGACATCAACTTCGACGCACACTACGTATTCCAGATCGCCGACTGGTGGGGCGTATTCCCGCAGGTAGGTATCGTGGCCAATGACATCAAGGACTGGGCGGTCGGCATGAGTGTCGGCGCAGGTTTCGACTTCAACGTCGCCCACCGCTGGAACATCTCCGCAGGTCTCAAGTACGAGCCTATGTTTGACAGCGACCGTTCGAACCCGTTGGTGGTATACGTCGGCGCCGCGTACAGATTCTGA